In one Chitinophaga sancti genomic region, the following are encoded:
- a CDS encoding IS5 family transposase, with translation MRTKFTLLTDSHWKSIEKILTDKRKRKYSLRTIFNAILWICRTGSQWRNLSSDFPYWQIVYYYFNKWKKAGVLEQVMLKMVRKERIDQGRNYAPSVSAIDSQSIKKTGFVSIETGIDGGKHINGRKRHLAVDSLGLPIAISVSGANIHDSIGGFDLLWKIEKVSHRMKLIRTDKAYQGEFSDMVENYYKWKMEIAQKPPTVKGFVPQKGRWQVERSFAWLNNFRRLSKDYERLPESSVAFIQVAFISILLK, from the coding sequence ATGAGAACGAAGTTCACATTATTGACCGATTCGCACTGGAAAAGTATAGAAAAAATATTAACGGACAAAAGAAAGCGTAAATATAGCCTTCGAACTATCTTCAATGCTATATTATGGATTTGCAGAACAGGTAGTCAATGGCGTAATCTAAGCAGTGATTTCCCTTACTGGCAGATAGTTTACTATTATTTCAATAAATGGAAAAAAGCAGGTGTGCTGGAACAGGTGATGTTAAAAATGGTTAGAAAAGAGCGGATAGATCAGGGGCGAAATTATGCACCATCTGTCAGTGCTATCGATAGCCAAAGTATAAAGAAAACTGGATTCGTAAGTATAGAAACCGGGATCGATGGCGGTAAGCATATCAATGGTCGAAAAAGGCATCTTGCTGTTGATAGCTTAGGATTACCAATTGCGATAAGTGTCAGCGGCGCAAATATTCATGACTCAATTGGCGGTTTTGATTTGCTGTGGAAAATTGAAAAGGTTAGTCATAGGATGAAACTGATTCGTACAGATAAAGCATACCAGGGAGAGTTTAGCGATATGGTTGAGAATTATTACAAATGGAAGATGGAAATAGCTCAGAAACCGCCGACAGTAAAGGGTTTTGTGCCACAGAAAGGTAGATGGCAGGTTGAACGATCATTCGCTTGGCTCAATAACTTCAGAAGATTGTCGAAGGATTATGAAAGGCTACCTGAATCATCTGTGGCTTTCATCCAGGTAGCATTCATTAGTATACTTCTAAAATAA
- a CDS encoding hybrid sensor histidine kinase/response regulator transcription factor yields MIIQRTIVSILLLFPFTLLWAQTPQSQYQLTRLDITQGLSANQVNCIYKDSHGFMWFGTMSGLNRYDGYNFRIFRQDIRDTTTIADNFITSILEGPEGLLWVSHRNGQNVYNPRLGNFQRNPRLVLARFGVPVDSINNILKDQDGNYWFVTPKDGLYRYAPSTKKTLHLFPGTQISDMAQAPSGLCWIIQTNGRLEKMDPHTQQIISSDQLPTPSPSPYQLMADKDGDCWLFSTNDFQGIYCYNQRTKSFTHYDQNNGLNNNIVRGVVQDNQGLIWIGTDHGGLNIIDKKQQSFRYLTNNSEDPKSLSQNSITTLYKDNAGIIWIGTYKKGLCYYHENMVKFPLYQHQAFASNTLPYDDVNRFAEDANGNIWIGTNGGGLIYFDRSKNTYKQYLHNPSNPNSPSGNVIVSLWIDHQQKLWVGSYFGGLDCFDGQRFIHYRHDASDPNSLSDNSIWEIFEDSQQRLWIGTLGGGLNQLVNNKFIHYSDKMRSPYISAFLEDKKGRLWIGTAEGVDVMDPKGHFTHYDADPRQAGSLSHKNILCLFEDSQGQVWIGTREGLNLFDPATHQFKIFRKEDGLPDNTVLNILEDNNHTLWMSTANGLSNMRAQHQFKNYDQSDGLQGREFNENAALKTRKGELLFGGGNGFNLFYPNNITINSNIPPVVLTDFQVFNKSLQPGESLNGRILLSEAINQTRHITLKYKENEFSISFAALNYFHPEKNEYAYMLEGFNHEWLSSDGLLRTATYTNLDPGEYIFKVKASNNDGVWTPQPLELRITILPPFWRTPLAFIIYALLIIGALIIGRRMILERERFRARIAQERQEARRMHELDSLKIRFFTNISHEFRTPLSLIITPLERLLKKDIEGNVQQQLVLVQRNARRLLNLVNQLLDFRKMEVQEIKLYTTEGDIIAFSKELTTSFSDLSEKKQIHLDFHSNVPSLNMLYDPDKIEKILFNLLSNAFKFTPEQGNISVDLQVQQNDLLAIIVKDTGIGIPLEQQDRIFERFFQHDIPGSLVNQGSGIGLSITKEFVKLHGGSISVDSAPGMGSAFTVLLPINGIKPATKGASQHSLIMEPQAPDAPAVYTGKKPVILLIEDSEDFRFYLKDNLGQYFHIIDAPNGLAGWNILQQTLPNIIVSDVSMPEMDGLELCRKIRQQARTAHLPVILLTARASEEDQLEALDNGASEYITKPFNFEMLLSRIRNIITQQQTLKKTFQQHIEAHPEEIAISSQDEQFIQQALQIVEKNISNPDFSVEELSRELFMSRVSVYKKLLTLTGKPPIEFIRSIRLKRAAQLLEKSQLTIAEIAYEVGFNNPKYFSRYFKLEYGVLPSAFKGKGE; encoded by the coding sequence GTGATCATCCAAAGAACGATTGTATCCATCCTGCTGCTGTTTCCATTCACCTTACTATGGGCGCAAACACCACAGTCTCAATACCAATTGACCCGACTTGACATCACGCAGGGCCTCTCTGCGAATCAGGTCAATTGTATATATAAAGACAGTCACGGTTTCATGTGGTTCGGCACTATGTCCGGGCTCAACCGCTACGATGGCTACAACTTCCGCATCTTCAGGCAAGACATCAGAGACACCACTACTATTGCAGATAATTTCATCACCAGCATATTAGAAGGCCCCGAAGGCCTCCTCTGGGTTTCACATAGAAATGGTCAGAACGTATACAATCCACGGCTGGGGAATTTCCAGCGCAATCCACGGCTGGTCCTTGCCAGATTCGGGGTGCCTGTAGATAGTATCAACAATATCCTGAAGGACCAGGATGGCAATTACTGGTTCGTGACCCCCAAAGACGGCCTTTACCGTTACGCCCCCTCCACAAAAAAAACACTTCATTTATTCCCCGGTACACAAATATCGGATATGGCGCAAGCCCCCTCCGGTCTTTGCTGGATCATCCAAACCAATGGCCGGCTGGAAAAAATGGATCCTCATACCCAACAAATCATCTCCAGCGATCAACTCCCTACTCCTTCTCCCAGCCCCTACCAACTCATGGCCGACAAAGATGGTGACTGCTGGCTGTTCAGTACAAACGATTTTCAGGGCATTTACTGCTATAACCAACGCACAAAATCTTTCACCCACTACGATCAGAACAATGGTCTGAACAACAATATCGTACGTGGCGTAGTGCAGGACAACCAGGGTTTGATCTGGATAGGCACCGACCATGGTGGCCTCAACATCATTGATAAAAAACAACAAAGCTTTCGCTATCTCACGAATAATAGTGAAGATCCTAAAAGCCTTAGCCAAAATAGTATCACTACACTGTATAAAGACAACGCCGGCATCATCTGGATCGGTACTTATAAGAAAGGCCTTTGCTACTACCATGAAAATATGGTGAAGTTCCCGCTTTACCAGCACCAGGCATTTGCATCGAACACCCTCCCTTACGATGATGTGAACCGCTTTGCTGAAGATGCGAATGGGAACATATGGATAGGTACCAATGGTGGTGGTCTCATTTACTTTGACAGATCGAAAAATACCTATAAACAATATCTTCACAATCCCTCCAACCCCAACTCTCCCAGTGGCAACGTCATTGTTAGTCTATGGATCGACCACCAGCAAAAATTGTGGGTAGGCTCTTATTTCGGTGGCCTGGATTGTTTTGACGGACAACGTTTCATTCACTACCGGCATGATGCCAGTGATCCCAATAGTCTGAGCGATAACAGCATCTGGGAAATATTTGAAGACAGTCAGCAAAGACTGTGGATAGGAACTTTAGGTGGCGGCCTGAATCAACTGGTGAATAATAAATTCATTCACTACAGCGACAAAATGCGTTCACCTTACATCTCTGCATTTCTCGAAGACAAAAAAGGAAGGCTCTGGATAGGTACCGCCGAAGGGGTAGATGTGATGGATCCAAAAGGACATTTCACGCACTACGATGCAGATCCCAGGCAAGCTGGTAGTCTGAGTCATAAAAACATCCTCTGTTTATTTGAAGACAGCCAGGGCCAGGTATGGATTGGTACCAGGGAAGGATTAAACCTGTTCGATCCCGCCACGCATCAGTTTAAAATTTTCAGGAAAGAAGATGGTTTACCAGACAATACGGTACTGAATATCCTGGAAGATAATAACCACACGCTCTGGATGAGCACCGCCAATGGTTTGTCCAATATGCGGGCACAACACCAGTTTAAAAATTACGATCAGTCAGATGGTTTACAAGGCCGGGAATTCAATGAAAACGCAGCATTAAAAACGCGCAAAGGTGAACTGCTTTTTGGCGGTGGTAACGGCTTTAATTTATTTTACCCGAATAATATCACAATCAATTCAAACATTCCACCAGTTGTACTTACAGACTTCCAGGTCTTTAACAAAAGCCTGCAACCAGGGGAGTCTTTGAATGGCCGGATTCTCTTATCCGAAGCGATCAATCAAACAAGACACATTACTTTAAAATACAAAGAAAATGAATTCTCCATCAGCTTCGCTGCTTTGAATTATTTCCATCCTGAAAAGAACGAGTACGCCTATATGCTGGAAGGCTTTAACCACGAGTGGCTCAGCAGCGACGGGCTTTTACGTACGGCTACTTATACGAACCTCGATCCGGGTGAATATATCTTTAAAGTAAAAGCCTCTAACAACGATGGTGTATGGACACCACAACCGCTGGAATTACGCATCACTATCTTACCTCCGTTCTGGCGAACACCACTGGCATTCATCATTTACGCCCTACTCATCATAGGTGCACTGATCATTGGCAGACGGATGATACTGGAACGGGAAAGATTCCGTGCACGCATCGCACAGGAAAGGCAGGAGGCACGCCGCATGCATGAACTGGATTCACTGAAGATCCGGTTCTTTACTAATATCAGTCATGAATTCCGCACCCCGCTAAGCCTGATCATTACACCACTGGAAAGGCTACTTAAGAAAGACATTGAAGGCAATGTGCAGCAACAATTAGTATTGGTGCAACGCAATGCACGTCGCCTGCTCAACTTAGTGAATCAACTGCTCGACTTCCGCAAAATGGAAGTGCAGGAGATAAAACTATACACTACAGAAGGTGACATTATCGCATTCAGTAAAGAACTCACCACTTCTTTTTCTGACCTCTCAGAAAAGAAACAGATCCATCTCGACTTCCACAGTAATGTACCCTCACTGAATATGCTATACGATCCTGATAAGATTGAAAAAATACTGTTCAACTTACTCAGCAATGCATTCAAATTCACTCCTGAGCAGGGGAACATTTCTGTTGACTTACAAGTCCAGCAAAACGACCTGCTTGCCATTATAGTGAAGGATACCGGTATTGGTATTCCGCTGGAACAACAGGATCGTATCTTCGAACGCTTTTTCCAGCACGATATTCCAGGCTCCCTGGTGAACCAGGGTAGTGGCATTGGTTTAAGTATTACCAAGGAATTTGTAAAGCTACATGGTGGTTCTATTAGCGTAGATAGCGCCCCGGGAATGGGGAGTGCATTTACCGTTCTGCTCCCTATAAATGGCATTAAACCAGCCACCAAAGGGGCTTCCCAGCATTCCCTGATCATGGAGCCACAGGCACCTGACGCACCTGCGGTCTATACCGGTAAAAAGCCCGTTATCCTACTGATAGAAGACAGCGAAGATTTTCGGTTTTACCTGAAAGATAATCTTGGTCAATATTTCCATATTATTGACGCACCAAATGGGTTGGCAGGCTGGAATATATTACAGCAAACCTTGCCTAATATCATCGTGAGTGATGTAAGTATGCCGGAAATGGATGGCCTGGAGCTCTGCCGGAAAATCCGTCAACAAGCCCGTACGGCACACCTGCCTGTGATCCTTCTGACTGCCCGGGCATCGGAGGAGGATCAGCTGGAAGCCCTTGACAATGGCGCTTCTGAGTACATTACCAAGCCCTTTAACTTCGAAATGTTGTTGTCACGCATAAGGAATATTATCACCCAACAACAGACCTTAAAGAAGACTTTTCAGCAACATATTGAGGCTCATCCGGAGGAAATTGCCATTTCTTCCCAGGACGAGCAGTTTATTCAGCAGGCATTACAAATCGTAGAGAAGAATATTAGTAACCCGGATTTCTCTGTCGAGGAACTGAGCCGGGAGCTTTTTATGAGCAGAGTTTCCGTTTATAAAAAACTACTTACATTAACAGGTAAGCCGCCAATTGAATTTATCAGATCCATAAGACTCAAGCGGGCGGCCCAATTGCTGGAAAAGAGCCAGTTAACCATCGCCGAAATTGCTTACGAGGTCGGCTTTAATAACCCCAAATATTTTTCCCGTTACTTCAAGCTGGAGTACGGCGTACTTCCCTCTGCCTTTAAGGGGAAGGGCGAATAA
- a CDS encoding tyrosine-type recombinase/integrase encodes MENRSTVLKSEKHIKISFYCHDARLRYPTGVKIVDSESKTGSKRIGAIMNAIDEYSREFTLLGKQISKDELTAYLDTKFNPEKLKKAKMKAAAASARSLVDDHKKMINMMRSGQLVKKSNKGKYSDITISQYERMRERWEECAADPKSEFELSYEMTIDHFRNMINWLIIKKYSQNSMYNIVNNLGIFLRYALDKGYHTNRVFEHEEFSIPQEDSDAIAPLYDEILKFYRTSLKIKSDERARDLFVFGCFLAVRVEDLSSINEYKLSGNHFEVLTRKTGKRVVIPCHPIAREIYNKHNGVMPVYIRQTFARILNRICKESNAFPGTKLITITIGGKKKGIHYKRHEFITPHTMRRFFATWMYRDLRRQPREIMAITGHETEESFFKYIKIELEMNAEDIFNDPAFQKIV; translated from the coding sequence ATGGAAAACAGAAGTACTGTATTAAAGTCAGAAAAGCATATTAAGATCAGCTTTTATTGTCATGATGCTCGGCTAAGGTATCCCACAGGGGTAAAGATAGTTGATTCCGAATCCAAGACGGGATCCAAAAGAATTGGGGCAATAATGAACGCAATAGATGAATATTCCCGGGAATTTACTTTGCTTGGAAAGCAAATTAGTAAAGACGAGCTGACAGCATATTTGGATACAAAATTTAACCCAGAAAAACTGAAGAAGGCAAAAATGAAGGCCGCAGCCGCTTCCGCAAGAAGCTTAGTGGATGATCATAAAAAGATGATTAATATGATGCGGTCTGGACAATTGGTGAAAAAGAGTAATAAGGGTAAGTATAGTGATATTACTATTAGTCAGTATGAACGTATGAGGGAAAGATGGGAAGAGTGCGCTGCAGACCCCAAAAGCGAGTTTGAGTTATCCTACGAAATGACAATAGATCATTTTAGGAATATGATTAATTGGTTGATAATTAAAAAGTATTCTCAAAATTCAATGTATAATATTGTCAATAATTTGGGAATTTTTCTTCGATATGCCTTAGATAAAGGTTATCATACAAATAGAGTTTTTGAACACGAAGAATTTTCAATTCCCCAAGAGGATTCTGACGCTATTGCTCCATTATACGATGAGATATTAAAATTTTATAGAACGTCTCTTAAGATTAAATCAGATGAAAGAGCTCGGGATTTATTCGTCTTTGGGTGTTTTCTGGCTGTTAGGGTTGAAGACCTATCTAGTATAAATGAGTATAAATTATCAGGGAATCATTTTGAAGTATTAACCCGAAAAACAGGAAAAAGAGTTGTCATACCCTGTCATCCAATAGCACGGGAGATTTATAATAAACACAATGGAGTAATGCCTGTATATATCCGGCAGACATTTGCTCGCATCCTAAATAGGATATGTAAAGAAAGCAATGCGTTTCCTGGTACAAAATTGATTACAATTACCATAGGAGGTAAGAAAAAGGGGATTCATTATAAAAGGCATGAATTTATTACCCCCCATACAATGCGTCGGTTTTTTGCTACCTGGATGTACCGAGATCTACGGAGGCAACCGAGGGAAATCATGGCTATAACTGGTCATGAAACAGAAGAATCATTCTTTAAATACATTAAAATTGAGCTTGAGATGAATGCTGAAGATATTTTCAATGATCCTGCATTCCAGAAGATTGTTTGA